In a genomic window of Aggregatimonas sangjinii:
- a CDS encoding right-handed parallel beta-helix repeat-containing protein — MRHLKKYFKWFFLLPVAILVQGIGFSQELPSILTSSKSDDESYLPDFSYAGYGFGEIEIPNLEGSIINASDYGVIANDGLDDSKALRKALEATKDMIGSTILQLPKGRLILSDVLYLERSDFVLRGAGSGADGTEIYCPRPMMYMKDPEVLAELREYLLQFDKRQREPENNIDLPFSQYAWSGGMIWTQVPGERVKSYLGKYDVPETVVAEISSGERGAHKLRAKNISGLQVGDVVQLQLFNKTGSPDSDLVKDMYKNTDVKVGSHHWEFPTLPLVRQEVLVTKIAKNEITIKTPLTVAIAPGYEARMVKWKHLKQVGIEHLRMTFPDASFIAHHVERGFNGIFLTRLYNSWVRDVVIHNADSGILTEEIANVTISDIQTTGGNKAHYTVAMAGVHNVLVDNLKVFNRAEHPLSFNTFSTKNVYRNCEVFVQPVLDQHSGANHQNLFDNITVHLNPNEDGSYPLFAGGGAPYWKPSHGAFSTFWNIKVSLLSGLDSTSPLLLNGMSDGPFARVIGVYGNHPLKIAYGPKAYIENTNNEIVKIPSLYDYQRTARLR, encoded by the coding sequence ATGAGACACCTTAAAAAATACTTCAAATGGTTCTTTCTGCTACCGGTAGCCATACTGGTTCAGGGCATTGGTTTTTCACAAGAATTGCCCTCCATCCTCACTTCTTCAAAGTCGGATGACGAGTCGTATCTGCCCGATTTTAGTTATGCGGGCTATGGTTTCGGGGAAATCGAGATCCCCAACTTGGAAGGTAGCATTATAAACGCTAGCGACTATGGCGTAATTGCCAATGACGGTCTTGATGATTCGAAGGCTTTGCGAAAGGCGTTGGAGGCAACAAAGGATATGATTGGGAGTACGATTCTTCAGTTGCCGAAAGGACGGTTGATTTTGAGCGACGTGCTCTATCTCGAGCGGAGCGATTTCGTGCTCAGGGGAGCGGGATCGGGCGCAGACGGAACGGAAATCTACTGCCCAAGACCCATGATGTATATGAAAGACCCCGAAGTATTGGCAGAGCTACGGGAATACCTACTACAATTTGATAAGCGACAGCGCGAACCGGAAAATAACATCGACCTTCCTTTTTCCCAATATGCCTGGTCGGGGGGCATGATTTGGACCCAAGTACCGGGCGAGCGCGTGAAATCGTATCTAGGGAAATATGATGTCCCGGAAACCGTGGTCGCTGAGATTTCGAGTGGGGAGCGAGGTGCACACAAGCTACGGGCCAAGAACATTTCGGGACTGCAAGTGGGCGATGTCGTGCAATTGCAATTGTTCAATAAAACAGGCAGTCCGGATTCGGATTTGGTCAAGGACATGTACAAGAATACCGACGTCAAGGTCGGATCACATCATTGGGAGTTCCCCACCTTACCATTGGTGCGGCAAGAAGTGCTGGTGACCAAAATAGCAAAAAATGAGATTACGATAAAGACACCCCTAACCGTTGCCATAGCACCCGGCTACGAAGCGCGAATGGTGAAATGGAAGCATCTAAAGCAAGTAGGTATCGAACACTTGCGGATGACTTTTCCCGATGCGTCCTTTATTGCCCATCATGTAGAACGCGGTTTCAATGGAATATTCCTAACACGGTTGTACAACAGTTGGGTACGTGACGTGGTCATTCATAATGCGGATAGTGGGATACTCACCGAAGAAATTGCGAATGTGACGATTTCCGATATTCAGACTACGGGCGGAAACAAAGCCCACTATACCGTTGCCATGGCAGGGGTGCACAATGTTTTGGTCGACAACCTAAAAGTGTTCAACCGTGCCGAACATCCCTTGAGTTTCAATACATTTTCAACGAAGAATGTCTATCGCAATTGCGAGGTGTTCGTTCAACCGGTTTTGGACCAACATTCAGGCGCCAACCATCAAAATCTGTTCGACAACATTACCGTTCATTTGAATCCTAATGAAGATGGCAGCTACCCTTTATTTGCGGGGGGCGGAGCTCCCTATTGGAAACCTTCACATGGTGCCTTTAGTACGTTTTGGAATATAAAGGTCAGTCTTTTGAGCGGATTGGACAGTACGAGCCCGCTGCTCCTTAACGGAATGAGCGACGGCCCGTTTGCCCGCGTCATCGGGGTTTATGGGAACCATCCATTGAAGATAGCATACGGCCCCAAGGCCTATATCGAAAATACCAATAATGAAATTGTAAAAATTCCTTCACTCTACGATTATCAAAGGACCGCACGCCTGCGTTAA
- a CDS encoding hybrid sensor histidine kinase/response regulator transcription factor, protein MRAIRTTLLFVLLGCFYLLGQEKGYQFKHLNTSDGLSQSSIIAMEQDTLGRMWLGTRDGLNLYDGTDFKVYRTSEGDTTSISNSDILSITEDSEGYIWVGTYNGLNRYDPKSDTFTRFFYSNAENSLSNNTIWCITEMQNGELWMGTSNGLSIYDKKTNRFQAVYSSNSGDSLPSNYVLSITQTNDGAIWIGTSNGFCKTIRNGSEKPTFETLALKGGNIHPFVQTIVSCDKNSLCIGTKNMGMLKFDLLSERYIIKPSYQKNTDVRAIVTDYNGKLWLGTSEGIVLLENDKAIASLTSQTNSSGGLSHNYIKSLLVDKKGSIWIGSYHGGIDIWDASNINFLDYSEYLDRNKLGSRVVSAIASDHGEELYIATEGGGITILNTEEQRADYLNMANSTGLVSNNIKSLSLQENFLYIGSFNKGLMAYDLSKKAFADTKLSDSLRHLTKNIGIYDIEKGIGNTLWLGTFGEGLIQYDLKTGHHNILQTYDDKGAGLSSNRIRSLMIDRSSNVWVGTQSGLNLLPYQNGIYDPQKIKHFQYDKDTGSGDDILTIYQDALGAIWVGIRAKGLFRFDGKEFQNVPIRTTKSITSIYAIAEDQDNVLWMSSNQGLIKYETRTDAFTLFTQKDGLAGNEFSSGAVLKTKGSKFYFGGPGGLSFFDARNIAKNDFSPQVILTDFNIKNEPISPKDENGILEQSLPYTKKVALAYDNANFSINYAIPNFVNPASNQYQYRMVGLEENWTTTTRTQANYTIQKPGNYTFEVKGANNDGVWNAEPTSIQIEVLPAPWRSVWAFTLYGILLFGAIWGFGNIIRSRTKLKHELQLEHLKNQQNIENNDAKLRFFTNISHEFRTPLTLITGPLQQLLEDYKGSRYVYKKLLVMESNANHLLQLINRLMDFRKLEHERVKLETAEGNIVKFLREIFLSFTEFAKGRNYEYSFTTESEEILVYYDRPKLEQVFYNLISNAFKYTPQDGQIAIEIRTGEENITIDVKDSGHGIPEEYRERIFDRFFEIPEYRRDVTEQGTGTGIGLSIAKRMVELHKGSIAVIGDTKKGSIFRVTLPLGKEHLQENQIIPNFKFSDDLRLYTSQLEQGQENNEAIISELLLNQEKYVILLVEDNTPLRNFMKDLLKEKYNVLEAGDGQEAMQKALKFVPDLIVSDVIMPRMVGTELCAKIKENIKTSHIPVILLTSRTSLLYKFEGLESGADDYISKPFDVREFQLRIKNLIESSKRLRTKFSNDNGFKPNEIAVSSIDEELLVKALQIVEDNISNDQFDIPTFSSELGVSRTLLFTKTKAWTNMTPNEFIQEVRMKRAVQLLEQDKLNISQVSYKVGFKNPKYFSKCFQKKYGITPSSYTEKFSENFTD, encoded by the coding sequence ATGAGGGCTATACGAACTACATTACTATTCGTCTTATTGGGGTGCTTTTACTTGCTGGGGCAGGAAAAGGGCTATCAATTTAAACATCTGAACACTTCCGATGGCCTTTCGCAAAGTTCGATCATCGCCATGGAGCAGGATACCTTGGGACGCATGTGGTTGGGTACGCGTGATGGGCTCAACCTCTACGATGGCACGGATTTCAAGGTGTATCGAACCAGTGAGGGCGACACTACCAGTATCAGTAATAGCGATATTCTCTCTATTACCGAAGATTCGGAAGGCTACATTTGGGTGGGCACCTACAATGGTCTCAATCGCTATGACCCCAAGAGCGATACTTTTACACGTTTCTTTTATTCCAATGCCGAAAATTCGCTAAGCAATAACACCATATGGTGCATTACTGAAATGCAAAACGGCGAGTTATGGATGGGGACTTCCAACGGTCTTTCGATCTATGATAAAAAAACGAATCGATTTCAAGCGGTGTACAGCTCCAATTCGGGCGATTCGCTTCCTTCAAATTATGTACTCAGTATTACGCAGACCAATGATGGAGCTATATGGATCGGGACATCCAACGGTTTTTGTAAGACCATCCGAAATGGTTCAGAGAAGCCTACCTTCGAAACCCTGGCATTGAAAGGCGGCAACATCCACCCGTTCGTTCAAACGATTGTTTCTTGTGATAAAAATAGTCTATGTATCGGTACCAAGAATATGGGTATGCTCAAGTTCGATTTGCTTTCGGAGCGCTATATCATCAAACCGAGCTATCAGAAAAATACCGATGTGCGGGCCATAGTTACCGATTACAATGGGAAGCTTTGGTTAGGGACTTCTGAAGGAATCGTTCTTTTGGAAAATGACAAGGCCATTGCCAGTTTAACGAGCCAAACGAACAGTTCGGGCGGTTTAAGCCACAACTACATCAAGTCTTTACTCGTCGACAAAAAAGGCTCCATTTGGATCGGTTCGTACCATGGGGGTATTGATATTTGGGATGCTTCCAATATCAACTTTTTAGATTACAGTGAATACTTAGACCGGAATAAATTAGGTAGTAGGGTGGTCAGCGCAATAGCCTCTGACCATGGCGAGGAGCTGTATATTGCAACGGAAGGGGGAGGAATAACCATTTTGAATACCGAAGAACAACGTGCCGATTATTTGAATATGGCAAATTCGACCGGTTTGGTCAGCAACAATATCAAATCTTTATCGCTCCAGGAAAATTTCTTGTACATCGGAAGTTTCAATAAAGGCCTCATGGCGTACGATCTTTCGAAAAAGGCGTTTGCCGATACTAAATTATCGGACTCGCTTCGGCATTTAACGAAGAATATAGGAATTTACGATATCGAGAAGGGAATCGGAAATACCCTATGGCTGGGTACTTTTGGAGAAGGACTGATACAATACGATCTAAAAACCGGACACCATAACATTTTACAGACCTATGATGATAAAGGGGCAGGGCTCTCGAGTAATAGGATACGCAGCTTAATGATCGACCGGTCATCGAATGTTTGGGTGGGTACGCAAAGCGGTCTTAACCTGTTGCCCTACCAAAACGGAATATACGATCCCCAGAAAATCAAGCATTTCCAGTACGACAAGGATACCGGTTCCGGAGATGATATCCTTACCATTTACCAAGACGCTCTCGGGGCTATTTGGGTGGGAATTCGAGCAAAGGGCCTTTTTAGGTTTGACGGGAAAGAGTTTCAGAACGTTCCCATACGAACCACAAAGTCCATCACGTCGATTTATGCCATCGCTGAAGATCAAGACAACGTACTTTGGATGAGCAGCAATCAAGGCCTCATTAAATATGAAACGCGTACCGATGCATTTACCCTTTTTACCCAAAAAGACGGCTTGGCCGGGAATGAGTTCAGCAGTGGCGCCGTCCTGAAAACGAAAGGTTCGAAGTTTTATTTCGGGGGCCCGGGAGGCCTATCTTTTTTCGATGCCCGCAATATTGCCAAAAATGACTTTTCCCCACAAGTGATTTTGACCGATTTCAATATCAAAAATGAACCCATATCGCCGAAGGACGAAAACGGAATTTTGGAACAAAGCCTGCCGTATACCAAGAAAGTAGCACTAGCATATGACAATGCCAATTTCTCCATTAACTATGCTATCCCGAATTTCGTAAACCCCGCAAGTAATCAATACCAATATCGTATGGTGGGATTGGAGGAAAACTGGACGACGACTACCCGAACCCAGGCGAATTATACCATTCAAAAACCCGGCAATTACACCTTTGAGGTCAAGGGGGCCAATAATGATGGGGTTTGGAATGCCGAGCCTACTTCGATTCAAATCGAGGTGCTACCGGCACCGTGGCGTAGCGTTTGGGCATTTACGCTGTATGGAATATTGCTTTTTGGCGCGATTTGGGGCTTCGGGAACATCATCAGGTCACGTACCAAGCTGAAGCACGAGCTGCAGTTAGAACATCTTAAAAATCAACAAAATATTGAAAACAATGATGCCAAACTGCGTTTTTTTACCAATATCTCCCATGAGTTCCGGACACCGTTGACCTTGATTACAGGACCGCTGCAACAGCTTTTGGAGGATTACAAGGGAAGCCGCTATGTCTACAAAAAACTGCTGGTCATGGAGAGCAATGCCAATCACCTCTTACAGCTCATCAATAGATTGATGGACTTTAGGAAGCTGGAACATGAAAGGGTAAAGCTCGAAACCGCCGAAGGCAATATCGTTAAATTTTTAAGGGAAATTTTTCTTTCCTTCACTGAATTTGCGAAGGGTCGAAATTATGAGTACAGTTTCACCACCGAATCGGAAGAAATATTGGTGTACTACGATCGGCCTAAATTGGAGCAGGTTTTTTACAATTTGATTTCGAATGCCTTCAAATATACTCCTCAAGATGGCCAAATTGCTATTGAAATACGTACTGGGGAAGAAAATATTACCATCGACGTAAAGGATTCCGGCCACGGCATACCCGAGGAGTATCGCGAACGGATTTTCGATCGCTTTTTTGAAATTCCGGAATATAGGCGCGATGTGACAGAACAAGGTACTGGTACCGGCATTGGCTTATCTATAGCGAAGCGAATGGTCGAACTTCATAAAGGCTCGATTGCGGTGATAGGCGACACTAAAAAAGGGAGCATTTTTCGAGTAACACTTCCTTTAGGCAAGGAGCATCTGCAAGAAAATCAGATTATCCCCAATTTTAAATTCAGTGATGATCTGCGCCTCTATACCTCGCAATTGGAACAGGGTCAAGAGAATAATGAGGCTATTATAAGCGAACTGCTGCTCAACCAGGAAAAATATGTCATTTTATTGGTAGAGGACAATACGCCCTTGCGCAATTTCATGAAAGACCTTCTAAAGGAAAAATATAATGTATTAGAAGCGGGAGATGGTCAGGAGGCCATGCAGAAAGCGCTGAAATTCGTGCCTGATTTAATTGTTTCCGACGTTATTATGCCGCGAATGGTCGGGACCGAACTTTGTGCCAAAATCAAGGAGAATATCAAAACCAGCCACATCCCCGTCATTTTATTGACCTCAAGGACCTCCTTGCTCTACAAGTTCGAAGGTTTGGAAAGTGGGGCCGACGACTACATCAGCAAGCCCTTTGACGTTCGCGAATTTCAATTGCGGATCAAGAACCTCATCGAATCATCGAAACGGTTGCGTACCAAATTTTCCAATGACAATGGTTTCAAACCGAATGAGATAGCAGTCTCTTCGATCGATGAAGAACTTCTGGTAAAGGCGTTGCAGATCGTAGAAGACAATATTTCGAACGATCAGTTCGATATTCCCACATTTAGTTCCGAGCTCGGAGTAAGCAGAACCTTATTATTTACGAAAACCAAAGCATGGACGAATATGACTCCGAATGAGTTCATACAGGAGGTTCGTATGAAACGGGCCGTGCAGCTTTTGGAGCAGGACAAATTGAACATCTCTCAAGTAAGTTATAAAGTAGGATTTAAAAATCCGAAATACTTTAGCAAATGCTTCCAGAAAAAGTATGGAATAACGCCCTCAAGCTACACGGAAAAGTTTTCCGAAAACTTCACCGATTAG
- a CDS encoding SusC/RagA family TonB-linked outer membrane protein, translating into MLKNKKKNKWMKPLLLGVFVLLGAFGFAQEKTITGTVVSSEDGLEIPGVNVVEKGTNNGTSTDFDGNYSITVSGDDAVLVFSYIGYVSQEQSVSGTNQINVSLAEDVSALEEVVVVGYGTTKKSDITGSVSSVKAEELAAFPVLSAEQALQGRAAGVAVQSNNGGEPGAPISISIRGNTSIGSSSAALVVVDGFVGGALPQPTDIESIEILKDASATAIYGSRGANGVIMVTTKKGKKGRMLVEINSSYSSQNTTERIELLNANQFAAYRQAINPAYIQGTAQTDWQDLIYRTGNISNHQLSFSGGSENINYYVSGNYFNQKGVVINSGFERFSFLSNVDVQATKRLKLGFNAYANRGNKDGIQSQAGSGGSGGGDVISTAYRFAPDTPIQNENGVNTTNPVGDQFDNPFAIATESIDETKTDEYRANFYADYELLKGLNFKTTFGYSTDNQTRGRFQPSTLIGQASTQGGIASVASVKGTNIISENYLTYTTEIGKGNLTALAGYSYQKDRTERYSAGAQGFLSNSLSYFALNAGSDIQTPTSSLTEREIVSLFGRLNYEYDDRYLLTFTARRDGASNFARNNKYSFFPSGAIGWRISNEGFLKDNETLSNLKLRASYGVTGNPSITPYQSLANFQPIYANVGDQTVGAVVPDLIENPDLKWESSYQANIGMDLGFLNDRIALTLDYYSIDTEDLILRNSGLPEYAGLLSNPFQNVGEINNTGFEVTLNTKNVVKENFSWSTDLNWSTNTVEVVKLIEGADIFLDSSPGSFLQDETHILREGEPVGVFWGYEYRGVNQGTPEPGTAGYSETGAGDELFTDLNGDGVITGDDRKIIGDPNPDWIAGLNNNLRYKNFDMNIFFQASVGGDIFSYTFLELASGESNATPAVLNAWTPSNTNTDVPSAGVREKRITDRFVYDGSYVRLKNLSLGYNLPIDIVDKIGMQGIRISLSGQNLLTFTDFPGTDPEAQYRSTGSQDSNVNRGFDYGSYPNIRSYTLSVNLKF; encoded by the coding sequence ATGTTGAAAAACAAAAAAAAGAACAAATGGATGAAGCCTCTTCTTTTAGGTGTTTTCGTCCTTCTGGGGGCCTTTGGGTTTGCTCAGGAAAAAACAATTACGGGAACGGTGGTTTCCAGCGAGGACGGACTCGAGATACCTGGCGTTAACGTGGTTGAAAAGGGTACGAACAATGGTACATCGACCGATTTTGATGGTAACTACAGCATTACGGTATCTGGCGATGATGCCGTATTGGTGTTCAGTTACATCGGTTATGTGAGCCAAGAACAAAGTGTTTCCGGTACGAATCAAATAAATGTATCACTGGCCGAAGACGTAAGCGCTTTGGAAGAAGTGGTTGTCGTAGGATACGGTACCACTAAGAAAAGCGATATTACGGGATCGGTTTCCTCGGTGAAGGCAGAGGAACTGGCGGCGTTTCCCGTATTGAGTGCAGAACAGGCCTTACAGGGTCGTGCGGCAGGGGTCGCAGTACAATCCAACAACGGTGGGGAGCCCGGTGCCCCTATAAGTATAAGTATACGGGGTAACACCTCCATTGGTTCGAGTAGTGCCGCTTTGGTTGTGGTAGATGGTTTTGTGGGTGGTGCGCTGCCGCAACCTACCGATATAGAATCCATAGAAATCCTAAAAGATGCTTCGGCAACTGCAATATACGGTTCCAGAGGTGCGAACGGGGTTATCATGGTTACGACTAAAAAAGGAAAGAAAGGAAGAATGCTGGTTGAGATCAACTCTTCTTATTCTTCGCAGAATACAACTGAAAGAATCGAATTATTGAATGCGAATCAATTTGCGGCGTACCGGCAAGCCATCAATCCCGCTTATATTCAGGGAACAGCACAAACCGACTGGCAAGATTTGATTTATAGAACAGGAAATATTTCAAATCATCAACTATCATTTTCGGGTGGCAGTGAAAACATCAACTATTACGTTTCCGGGAATTATTTCAACCAAAAAGGGGTCGTGATCAATTCGGGCTTCGAGCGATTCTCTTTCTTGAGCAACGTAGACGTACAGGCAACGAAAAGATTAAAACTAGGCTTCAATGCGTATGCCAACAGAGGCAATAAAGACGGAATCCAAAGTCAAGCCGGAAGTGGCGGTAGTGGTGGCGGGGATGTGATATCCACGGCCTATCGTTTTGCGCCGGACACGCCGATTCAAAATGAGAACGGAGTGAACACGACGAACCCCGTTGGCGATCAATTCGATAATCCTTTCGCTATCGCGACCGAATCAATAGATGAAACAAAGACCGATGAATATCGGGCCAATTTTTATGCGGACTATGAGCTTTTAAAAGGCTTGAATTTTAAGACGACCTTTGGTTACAGTACCGATAATCAAACACGCGGGCGGTTTCAACCATCCACGCTTATTGGTCAGGCAAGTACTCAAGGTGGTATTGCCAGTGTGGCGTCCGTTAAGGGAACGAATATCATCTCGGAAAACTATTTGACCTATACCACGGAGATAGGCAAAGGCAATCTTACCGCATTGGCGGGCTACTCCTATCAAAAGGATAGGACGGAGCGGTACAGCGCCGGGGCGCAAGGTTTTCTAAGTAATAGCTTATCTTATTTCGCACTTAATGCCGGGTCCGATATTCAGACACCGACCTCATCGCTCACCGAACGCGAAATCGTTTCGCTTTTCGGCAGATTGAATTACGAATATGATGACCGTTATTTGCTTACGTTTACGGCAAGACGTGACGGCGCATCCAATTTTGCAAGAAACAACAAGTATTCATTTTTCCCATCCGGAGCGATCGGTTGGAGAATTTCCAATGAAGGATTCCTGAAGGATAACGAAACACTATCAAATTTAAAATTAAGGGCCAGTTATGGGGTTACCGGTAACCCATCCATCACGCCGTATCAGTCATTGGCCAATTTTCAGCCGATATATGCGAATGTAGGAGATCAAACCGTTGGGGCGGTAGTGCCGGATTTGATCGAAAATCCGGATCTGAAATGGGAATCTTCCTATCAGGCCAATATCGGGATGGACTTGGGCTTTTTAAATGATCGTATCGCCCTTACCTTAGACTACTATTCGATTGATACGGAAGATTTGATTTTACGAAATTCCGGTTTGCCGGAGTACGCCGGACTTTTGAGTAATCCTTTCCAGAATGTAGGTGAAATAAATAATACTGGCTTTGAAGTGACACTGAATACCAAAAACGTCGTCAAGGAGAATTTTTCGTGGTCTACGGATTTAAACTGGTCAACGAATACCGTGGAAGTGGTCAAATTGATTGAAGGAGCGGATATATTTTTAGATTCCTCGCCGGGTTCTTTCCTGCAGGACGAAACACATATCTTGCGTGAAGGCGAACCTGTGGGCGTGTTTTGGGGCTATGAGTACCGAGGGGTAAATCAAGGCACTCCGGAACCGGGCACTGCAGGCTACTCCGAGACAGGCGCCGGAGACGAACTCTTTACCGATTTAAACGGAGATGGCGTCATCACAGGGGACGATCGTAAGATTATCGGTGATCCCAACCCGGACTGGATAGCGGGATTGAACAACAACCTTAGGTATAAGAACTTCGATATGAATATTTTCTTTCAAGCATCCGTGGGAGGGGATATCTTTAGCTATACCTTCCTTGAATTGGCCTCCGGGGAATCGAACGCGACGCCAGCCGTGTTGAATGCTTGGACGCCTTCTAATACCAATACCGATGTGCCCTCGGCGGGGGTACGCGAGAAGCGCATAACCGACCGTTTTGTTTACGATGGAAGCTATGTACGTTTGAAAAACCTATCATTAGGATATAACCTTCCTATTGACATTGTTGATAAAATTGGGATGCAAGGCATACGAATTAGCCTGAGTGGTCAAAATTTATTAACTTTTACTGACTTTCCTGGTACTGACCCAGAAGCCCAATATAGGAGCACTGGAAGCCAAGACAGTAATGTGAACAGAGGTTTCGATTACGGAAGCTATCCGAACATTCGGTCGTATACCCTATCGGTTAATTTGAAGTTCTAA
- a CDS encoding RagB/SusD family nutrient uptake outer membrane protein, which yields MRNLKYLGIFVALATVVACSDLEEVPVGRLSPDGLVQSPADVQTLINGAIGNMATERYWGRKLSLPIMLRSDMVSIGDLGTPGRRQEVNNFSMGADNGMVTALWPKAYEVIAGTNEAIFSANNLDAEPAQIDPVRAQAHFFRAYTYYHLVRLFGSIPYLDAPVEDINVALSISKTSADEVYSNIIADLEEAKLNLPDVQPTTALPSKATAAAFLASVYLTLGDFQKAYDEAKFVIDREGDFGLALEADYQDLFNAGVRSSEPLLTLDFNGFSDGDTGRDYAPALTGIRANERGNIGGGWSVAVPTINVYNRWDGRDYRKAVSLDTTGIFNGVEESFDKFPEFDSRNIQSAYIAKYTRLIGASGTGNGRASSLNYNLMRYAEVLLIAAEALNEITPGSDEAAGYVNRVRERARNGNDSGFPEDIEDGMSQDEFRDMVLEERKWELAFEFKRWYDIKRRQLGSEVFGPDGLEPQPNFDPARDYLFPLPGDELERNPNLAPNNPGY from the coding sequence ATGAGAAATTTAAAATATTTAGGAATTTTTGTAGCACTGGCCACAGTGGTCGCGTGCTCGGATTTAGAAGAAGTCCCAGTGGGAAGACTTTCCCCTGATGGATTGGTGCAATCCCCTGCGGACGTGCAAACATTGATCAATGGGGCCATAGGTAACATGGCTACGGAACGCTATTGGGGTAGAAAACTCTCACTGCCCATTATGCTTAGAAGCGATATGGTCTCGATAGGGGATTTAGGTACTCCAGGCCGTAGGCAGGAGGTCAACAATTTCTCGATGGGTGCCGATAATGGTATGGTAACTGCGCTATGGCCAAAAGCTTACGAAGTTATCGCCGGAACGAACGAGGCTATTTTCTCGGCTAATAACTTGGATGCCGAGCCGGCGCAAATAGACCCAGTACGGGCACAAGCACACTTTTTTAGAGCCTATACCTACTACCATTTGGTCCGTTTGTTTGGATCGATTCCGTATTTAGATGCGCCTGTGGAAGACATTAATGTTGCTTTGTCTATTTCCAAAACATCTGCCGATGAGGTGTATTCGAACATTATCGCAGATCTTGAAGAGGCTAAATTGAATTTGCCGGATGTGCAGCCTACGACGGCTTTGCCTTCTAAGGCAACCGCAGCAGCCTTTCTTGCCTCAGTATACCTAACCCTGGGGGATTTCCAAAAAGCATACGATGAAGCGAAATTCGTCATCGATCGCGAAGGGGATTTCGGACTGGCTCTCGAAGCTGATTACCAAGATTTGTTCAATGCCGGCGTAAGGAGCTCCGAACCATTGTTAACACTCGATTTCAATGGTTTCAGTGATGGCGATACCGGTAGGGATTATGCACCCGCACTTACCGGGATCAGGGCAAATGAACGCGGCAATATCGGTGGCGGATGGTCGGTCGCAGTGCCCACCATAAATGTATACAACAGATGGGACGGTCGCGATTACAGAAAGGCCGTTAGTTTGGATACTACGGGAATCTTCAATGGTGTTGAAGAATCGTTTGATAAATTTCCGGAGTTCGATTCCCGAAACATTCAAAGTGCCTACATTGCCAAATATACGCGGCTCATTGGGGCCTCGGGGACAGGGAACGGAAGGGCCTCTAGTTTGAACTATAATTTAATGCGATATGCCGAAGTACTGCTTATCGCTGCGGAAGCATTGAATGAAATAACCCCAGGTTCCGATGAGGCGGCCGGATACGTGAATCGCGTTCGCGAACGCGCGCGCAATGGTAATGATTCTGGCTTTCCGGAGGACATCGAAGATGGGATGTCTCAAGACGAATTTAGGGATATGGTCTTAGAAGAGCGCAAATGGGAATTGGCCTTTGAGTTCAAAAGATGGTACGACATCAAGAGAAGACAGTTGGGTTCCGAGGTATTCGGGCCAGATGGTTTAGAGCCGCAACCCAATTTCGATCCTGCCCGGGATTATTTATTCCCACTACCCGGCGATGAATTGGAACGTAATCCGAACTTAGCACCGAATAACCCCGGTTATTAA